The genomic segment GCCTGCTGTTCCAGTGCGGCATCACCTACCGGGTGATCAACCCGAACGAACTGCCGCAAGTCGCAGACCTGCTCAAGGAATTCCTGGGGTCGCGCGATCTGATCTTCGCACCCGGCGACTTCACTCCAGCGTCGGCAGTCCACGCGCGGCAGACCTTGAGGGCGGTCGTCAGTCGCGAGCGCCGGCGGCGCGAGGGCCACCGGCAACTCTCTCCAGGCGAGCTCCCCTCCCCAGGCACGGCCGACCAGTTTGCTGAAAGCGGCAATTCGGGCTCTTGGCAGCAGCCCAACTCCTTCATCGCCCCGCTGGACAGCAGAACCGCTGCGGTGACGTGAGTCCGCGAGCAGGCTTCACCGCAGGGGTACAGTGGGAAGTCGAGTCGACGGAGGCTGATGGATGAAGGTCGGACTGATTGGCCTTGGAGCCATGGGACAGGGCATGGCGCGCTCCCTTTTGCGGGCGGGTCATCCTCTCAGGGTTCACGACCTCAGGCGGGAGGCGGTCCAGGCACTCGCGAACGACGGTGCGACCGGCTGCGGCTCCCCTGCGGAGCTCGCGGCGAACTGCGACGTCATCGTCTCCGTGGTCGTCAATGCCGCCCAGACCGAGGACGTGCTGTTCGGCGCGAACGGTTGCGCCGCGGCGATGAAGAAGGGCAGCGTCTTCCTGATGTGCTCGACGGTCGACCCGAACTGGTCGGCCTCGCTCGAGCAGCGCCTGGACGCCCTGGGACTCCTGTATCTCGATGCGCCGATCTCCGGGGGCGCGGCGAAGGCGGCTGCCGGGCAGATCACGATGATGACGGCGGGCCGCCCTGAAGCCTACGCGGCCGCGGGCGGCGTGCTGGATGCCATGGCCGCCAAGGTGTACCGGCTCGGAGACCGCGCGGGCGCAGGCAGCAAGGTGAAGATCATCAACCAGCTGCTCGCAGGCGTGCACATCGCGGCGGCGGCCGAAGCGATGGCGCTCGGCCTGCGCGAGGGCGTGGATGCGCAGGCGTTGTACGAGGTGATCACGCACAGCGCGGGCAACAGCTGGATGTTCGAGAACCGCATGCCGCACGTCCTGAAGGGCGACTACACGCCCTTGTCGGCGGTCGACATCTTCGTCAAAGACCTCGGGCTGGTGCTCGATGTGGCGCGCGCGACGAAGTTTCCGCTTCCGCTGTCGTCCACCGCGCACCAGATGTTCATGCAGGCCTCCAGCGCGGGTCACGGCCGCGAGGACGACAGCGCGGTGATCAAGGTCTTCCCCGGGATCGAACTGCCCCGGCCCGGCGACAAGGACTCGTGAGCCGGCTGAAGGCCCACATCCCCGAAAACGCTGCTGGCCAGGCGACGTTCTTGACCGCCCCGTGCCGCGGTCGCATCATCCGCCGTCCCTGACCAGGAGATGCACATGCGAACCATGCTCATGATCCTCGCGGCGTTGGGCGTCGCGGGCGCGCACGCCGCCGAGTTCAAGCTCGAAAGCCCCGACGTGAAGGCCAATTCGACGATGGACAAGAAGTTCGAGGCCAACGTCTTCGGCTGCAGCGGCGAGAACAAGTCGCCGGCGCTCAGGTGGAGCGGCGCGCCCAAGGAGACCAAGAGCTTCGTCGTGACGGTGTACGACCCCGATGCGCCGACGGGCTCTGGCTTCTGGCACTGGTTCGTCTACAACATCCCGGCGAACGTCACCGAGTTGCCCGCCAACGCCGGCGCGCAGGGCGGCGCCAACCTGCCCAAGGGCGCTGCGATGAACCGTATCGACTACGGCGTCGCTGCGTGGGGCGGCGCCTGCCCGCCGCGGGGCGACAAGCCGCATCGCTACGTGTTCACGGTGTATGCGCTGAAGACCGACAAGCTCGAACTGCCGCCGGACGCCACGGCCGCCGTCGCCGGCTTCATGACCAACGCGAACAAGATCGCGTCGGCGACGTTCACGGCCAAGTACGGCCGTCCGGCCGAGAAGAAGAAGTAGCGTCCTCGGTGCTCCCGCTACGGGAGCGCTGCCGCGAGGCGGATCAGCCCGGCCCCTTCGCGAAGGCGGCGACGTCGCCGGGCTTGCGCAACATCTTGTCGACGTCGGCCGCATGCAGTTCCTCGGCATGGATCATCTGCCGGGCGAATTCCTCCAGCGCCACGGAACGCCCTTCCACCTGCCCCAGGAGCTCGCGGTACAGCTTCAGCGCGGCGCTTTCCGTTTCGAGCGATTCCCGCAGGATGGCGGCGATGTCGTGCTTGTGCGAGTCGAGGAGGGGACCGATGGCGAGCGACGGGTAGGCGCCCAGGGTGGTGATCCACTCGCCGACCTGCTGGGCGTGCAGCAGGGATTCGTCGGCCTGCTCCCGCAGCCAGGACACGATCGGGATGCGGCCGAAGCCGAACACCAGGAACGAGTAGTGGGTGTAGCGCACGACGCCTGCCAGCTCGGCTTCCAGCAAGCGGTTCAGCACGCCGACGACCTGATCACGATCAATGTCCTGCATCGCGCGGCTCCTCAAGGCTGATCCCAGTTTACGTCCCGGCGTCGGCGAGGGGAGGCGCGCGCCGGAAAAAAGGGGGCGCCTGTTCAGCCTGGCGACAAGCGAACGGGTTGCTCAGGATCGCGCGGCGGCCGCGGCCTGCGTGTCGTACATGCCCCAGAAGCGCGCCACTCGTCCGCCGCGAACGGTGAAGACGTGGACCCAGTCGGTCTCGAAGACCTTGCCATCGGGAAGGGCTCGTGTCCGTTCCCATCCGAGGACGGTGACGTGCTCACCGCCCGCGAGGAACTCGCGGGGTTCGAACGCCTGGATGTCGTCGGCCTGGACGACGCTTCCGAACCATTTCTCCACGGCGCTCCTGCCGCGGAAAGTGCCGGTGTAGGCCAGGCCCCTGGCGCCGCGGAACGTCCAGTCGACGTCTTCGGCCAGGAGGTCCAGGATCCCCGGGATGTTGCCGCTCCCGAATGCGGCGTACACGGCCTGGACCACCTCAAGTGGGGAAGAAGCTGTGCCCATGGACTGCCTCCTTCTCGACAACAGGGCCGTGCAGGCCCTGCGTTCCGATGCGGGCTGGAATGTAGATCCCGGGTGCGGTTCGCCAAGGCCAGCCGTCCGTAACAGAGTGCGGCTGGACTCCGCGCCGGATCTTCGTCGGTTTGGGAGGCTGATTTCCGCAGAAGGCTCGGAATTTCGGCAAGGCGGCCCACAACGCTTGAACCTCCCGGGGGCCTCGGCTAGATTAGCGCTATCCGACAACTACTATCGCATTGCAATAATGACAGACATCCTCCTGGAACGGCGCGGCCGGGTCGGCGTGATCACGCTGAACAAGCCGCACAAGCTGAATGCGTGGGACCGCCCGATGCGCGACACCATCGTGCAGGCGCTGCGCGACTTCGATGCAGACGAGGCGATCGGCGCAGTCGTCATGACAGGCGCGGGCGACCGGGCCTTCTCCGCGGGACAGGACTTCGCCGAAGCCCATGCTTTCGACGAGGACCGCGCCGAGGCCTGGATCCGTGAATGGGAAACCTTCTACGGGCTCCTGCGCCGCCTCACGAAGCCGGTCGTGATGGCCCTCAACGGCACTGCCGCGGGCTCGGCCTTCCAGGTCGCCTTGCTGGGCGACATCCGTGTCGGCCACCCGGAGATCACCATGGGCCAGCCGGAGATCAATTCGGGCATCGCCAGCATCACCGGGCCGTGGATCATGAAGGAGATCCTGGGCATGTCGCGCACCGTGGAGCTGACGCTCACCGGCCGCATGATGCCGGCCGAGGAGTGCCATCGCATCGGCATCGTGCATCACCTCGTCCCGCGGGGCGAAGTGATGAACAAGGCGCTCGAGATCGCGGCCGAACTCGCGGCGAAGGCGCCGCTCGCCATGCGGCTGGACCGCGCCTGGTTCGCCGACATGACCGAAGCAGGCTTCCGCCACACCATCGACGCCGCGATCCGATCGCACCGCGTCTCCTACGGCTCGGGCGAGCCGGCGCGCAAGATGGAAGCGTTCATGGCCGACCGCGGCCACACGCTGGGGTCGTGACATGAACGCGGACCAGATTCAGATGCCGCCGGTGGGCGACGAGACGCTGCGCGACCGGATGGACAGGCGCGCCGCCGAGGACCCGGGCTTCGTCTTCCTGAAGTTCAAGGGCCGCGATTACAGCTTCGGCGAGATCGATGCCCAGGTGAACCGGCTTGCGAACGCGCTGCTGAGCGAGGGCCTTCGTCCCGGCGATCGCGTCGCGCTGATGCTGCCCAGCCATCCGGAGCACATCGTCGCGATCCTCGCGCTGGCCAAGGTCGGGCTCGTGCGCGTGCCGATCAACACGGCCTTCAAGGGACCTTCGCTGCAGCATCCCTTCCAGGCCTTCGAGCCCCGCGCGCTGATCGCCGATCGCTCGTTCGCCGACGTGCTCGAGCCCGTCCTTGCAACTGCGGGCGTGGAGAAGCTGTTCTGGCGCGGCGCCGACGACGATGCCTTCGCGGCGATGCTGCAGCATCCCGATGCGTCCCCGCCGCGCGTGGCGCCCGCCGCCGACGACATCATCGCGCTCACGCCCAGCTCCGGCACCACCGGCGCGCCCAAGGGCGTGAACAAGTCCGACCGCACCCTGCGGGCCGGCCCCATGGGCACGCAGCGCCTCACTGGCGCCCAGCCCGGCGACGTGTTCCTGCTGTGGGAATCGCTGCACCACGGCGCCGGCGTCGCGGTGGTGATCGCCGCCATCCTGCAGAAGATCACGCTGGCGATGGTGGAGAAATTCAGCGCCTCGCAGTTCTGGGACCAGTGCCGCGAGGCCGGCGTGACGCACATCCACTATCTCGGCGGCGTGCTGCCCATGCTGCTGAAGCAGCCTCCGCGCGCGAACGATCGCGAGCACAAGGTGCGCATCGCATGGGGCGGCGGCTGCCCGCCCGAGGTGTGGGACGCCTTCGCCGATCGCTTCGGCGTCGAGATGCGCGAGGGCTACGGCCTCTCCGAGATGATCACCTTCGTCACGGTGAATCCCAGCGGGCCGAAGTTCTCGATCGGCCGCCCGCTGTCGTACTTCGACGTGAAGCTGGCGGACGATGAAGGACGCGAAGTGCCGGCGGGCCAGCCCGGCGAGATCCTGGTGCGGTCGCACGAGCCTGGCCTGCAGTTCCTGGGCTACTTCCGCAACGAGGAAGCCAGCCGCACCGCGATGCGCGGCGAATGGTTCTGCACCGGCGACCTGGCGCGCCGCGACGACCAGGGCTTCCTCTACTTCGCCGGGCGCAAGAAGGACACGGTCCGCCGGCGCGGCATCAACATCTCCGCCTGGGAAGTGGAACGCGTCATCGGCGAGCACCCGGCCATCGCGGAATGCGCGCTGGTCGGCGTGCCCAGCGAACTCGGCGACGACGAGCTGAAGCTGTTCGTGCGCGTCGCCGATGGCCGGCAGCTCGAGCCAGAGCAGCTCGTGGAATGGTGCCGGCCGCGCATGCCGGCGTTCCAGGTGCCGCGCTTCATCGAGTTCATTTCCGAGTTCCCCAAGACGCCCACCCAGCGCATCCGCAAGAACGAGCTCTCCCGCAGCGTGCAGGGTGTGTGGGATGCGGAGGGCGCCCGGTCCGAAACCATCAAGAGGAGTGCATCATGAAATTCGGAAAGTTCGTTGTTGCCGCCTTCGCGGCGCTCGCCTGTACCGGTGCTGCGTTCGCGCAGGACTACCCCAGCCGCCAGGTCACCATGGTGGTGGGCTACCCACCCGGCGGGGCCGTCGATGCCGTGGGGCGATTGATCGCACAACGCCTGGGCGAAAGCCTCGGCAAACCGGTGGTGGTGGACAACAAGTCGGGCGCGTCCGGGAACATCGGCGCGCAGTTCGTCGCCAAGGCGCCGCCGGACGGCCACACGCTGCTGGTCGCGCCGCTCACCAGCTACGCGATGAATTCGCTGCTGCTGCCGGCGACGACGGGCTACCAGCTCGACAAGGACTTTGCGCCCGTTTCGCTGGTCGGCTACCTGCCGCTGGTGCTGATGGCGAACGAAGCAGTGCCCGCCAGCACGCCCGCGCAACTCGTCGCCATCGCCAAGGCCAAGCCGGCCTCGCTGAACTACGCGTCGTCCGGCAACGGCTCCATCGAGCACGTCGCGGGGGAGATGTTCAAGCGGCAGGCCAGCGTGAGCCTGCTGCACATCCCGTACCGCGGCGCCGCGCCCGCCATGACCGACCTGCTCGCCGGGCAGGTGCAGGTCATGTTCGCGACCTCGGCCACCGCGATGGCGAACATGAAGACCGGTCGCATCAAGCCGCTGATGGTGGCGACGCCGCAGCGCATCTCCGCACTGCCGGACGTGCCCACGGCGCGTGAGGCCGGCTTCGCCGGTTTCGAGGTGGCGTCCACGTATGCCGTGCTGGCCCCGGCCGGTACGCCGCCTGCGGTCGTGCGCCGCCTGAACCAGGAGATCTCGAAGATCATGCAGGTGCAGGAAGTGCGCCAGCGGTTCCAGACGCTGGGCATCGAGACCATGACCTCGACGCCGGAAGAGGCGGGCGCGCGCGTTACCGCCGAACTGTCCAAATGGGGCCAGGTCATCAAGGCGGCCAACATCAAGGCGGACTGATGGCCTCCGAGATCCTGGTGGAACGCGGCGACGGCGCCACCGCCGTCGTCACGATCAACCGCCCCCATCGGCGCAACGCCTGCGACTTCGCGGCATGGACGGACCTCAAGACCGCGTTCGAGCAACTCGGCGCCGACCCGGCGGTGAAGCTGGTGGTGCTGACCGGCGCCGGCGGGCACTTCTGCGCCGGTGACGACATCGTCGCGTTCGCACCGGTGCGCGACAACACGGCGCAAGCGGACGTCTGGCGCGCCCGCATCCAGGAGTGCTACGCCGCAGTGCAATCCATGCCCAAGCCCGTGATCGCTGCGCTGCAGGGCGTCTGCGTGGGCGGCGGCTGCAGCCTCGCGATGTGCTGCGACTTCCGGGTGGCGGACGGCAGCGCGCGCGTCGGTGTGCCCGTGGCCAAACTGGGCTTGGTCTATCCCACCATCCAGCTGCAGCGGCTCGCGTGGCTCATCGGCGCCTCCAACGCGCGGCGCTGGCTGTACGAGGCGGGCATCTACGACAGCGACGAATGCGAGCGCGTCGGCTTCATCGACCGGCGCACCGACGGCAACGTCGTGGCCGCGGCGCTGGAGTTCGGGCGCGAGATGGCGCTGGCCGCTCCGCTGTCGATTGCCGGCGCCAAGGCGCAGCTCAATGCCGTGCTGGCGGGTCAGGTGGAGCAGCGCCGGGCCGAACTGGACGCGATGGTGCGGCGCGCCGACGAGAGCGACGATTTCCGGGAGGCGATGCGGGCCTTCCGGGAGAAGCGCCCGCCCCGGTTCCAGGGACGCTGACACGCATAATCGGCGCCTGCAGCCCATGGTCGAAAGGCGCCGGATCAGCACGAAAGCAGCGACGCGCGGCGGCTCCGAGGAGGAGTCGCCGTTGTTCGTCCAATCGGTCGACAAGGCCATGAAGGTGCTGATGGCGTTCGACGGCAGCAAGCGGCAGCTCACGCTGACCGAGATCGCGGCGCTCACCGACCTCGACACCAGCGCTGCGCAGCGCTTCACCCACACGCTCACCGCGCTGGGCTACCTGGTGAAGGATGGACGCAAGTACGAGCTCTCGGTGCGGCTGCTCGACTTCACCTACCACTACCTGGCCTCCAGCGAGTTGGTGCAGCGCGCCACTCCGGTCCTGCAGGCCCTTGCGCGCGAGACCGAGGAAGCCTGCAACCTGACGGTGGCCGACGGCGCGGACATCGTGTTCGTCCTGCGCATCATCAGCCGGCACGCTCTCAACCCGAACGTGATCGTCGGCACGCGCCTGCCCGCGTACTGCACCGCGCCGGGGCTGGCGATCCTTTCCACATGGAGCCCCGAAATGGTGGAGGACACGCTCGCACGGAGCCAGCTGCTCAAGCACACGTCCAGGACGATCACCGATCCTCGCCGCATCAAGGCACGGCTGGCGCGGATCCGCGCGGCGGGATATGCCCTGACGGAAGAAGAGCTCTATCCGGATGACATCTCCACGGCGGCGCCGGTGCTCGATGCGCAGGGGCGGGCGATCGGCGCCCTGAACATCGCGGTGTCGCGGGCGCGGTGGGATCCCGAAGTTTCGGAGGTCCGCTATGCGCAGCTGTTGCGTACCGCCGCGGCCTCGATTTCCGCACCGCGGCTGCCGCATCAGGCCGCGGCAGGGTAGCGACCAGACAGGGCGGGCTTCCCGTGTCCTTCAGGTGACCGGCGCCGGGTTGAACAGCACCAGCTGGTTGGCCAGCTTCCACTGCTCCGCCCAGGTCTTCCTGCGCCCGCTCGCGACGTCGAGCATGCAGCGGAACAGCTCCCAGCCCACGTCCTCGATCGTGGCCTCGCCGTCGGCGATCTTGCCGGCATTGATGTCCATCAGGTCGTGCCAGCGGCGGGCGAGGTCGCTGCGGGTCGCCACCTTGATCACCGGCACTTGCGCCAGTCCGTACGGCGTTCCACGGCCGGTGGTGAACACGTGCAGGTTCATGCCCGCGGCCAATTGCAGGGTGCCGCAGATGAAATCGCTGGCCGGCGTCGCGGCGTAGGTGAGGCCGCGGTTGCGCAGCTTCTCGCCCGGCGACAGCACGCCGGCGATCGGGGCCGTGCCCGACTTGATCACCGAGCCCATCGCCTTCTCGACGATGTTGGCCAGCCCGCCCTTCTTGTTGCCGGGCGTGGTGTTCGCGCCGCGGTCGACCGAGCCGCGCTGCAGGTAAGCGTCGTACCAGGCCATCTCGCGCACGACGCTTTCCGCGATCTCCGGCGTCGCGGCGCGCGAGGTGAGCTGGGCCACGGCATCGCGCACCTCGGTCGTCTCCGAGAACATCACGCTCGCGCCCGCCCGCACCAGCAGGTCGGCGCAGAAGCCCACGGCCGGATTGGCGGTGACGCCGGAGAACGCATCGCTGCCGCCGCATTGCACGCCCACGACCAGTTCGCTGGCCGGCACCGTCTCGCGGCGCCGCGCGTTGAGCCGCTCCAGGTGCTCCTCGGCCTGCCGCATGATCGACTCGACCATGGACATGAAGCCCACGTGGGCTTCGTCCTGAAGGCAGACCACATCCAGCCCGTTGCCGGCGATCGCGCCCACGTCCGCCACGCGCTCGTCGACCAGCGGGATGGTGCCCGGCGGCAGCAGCCGCTCGGGCTGCAGCTTTTCGCAGCCCAGGCTGACCACCATCACTTCGCCGCCGAAGTTCGGGTTGAGGCTGATGTTGCGCAGCGTGCGGATCGGGATCACCGCATCCGGCGCGTCGATGGCCACGCCGCAGCCGTAGCCGTGCTCCAGCGCCACCACGTCGTCCACGTTCGGGAACCGGGGCAGCAGCTCGGACTTGATCCGCTGCACCGCGAAGTCCGTGACGCCGGCGACGCACTGCACGGTCTGCGTGATCGCGAGGATGTTGCGCGTGCCCACCGAGCCGTCCGGGTTGCGGTAGCCCTCGAACGAGTAGCCCTCCAGCGGCGGCAACTCCCGCTTCACCGTGGCCATCGGCAGGCCATCGAGTTCGCGCGCATCGGGCATCTTCAGCAGCCGCTCGTGCACCCAGCGGCCCGCGGCGATGTCGTGCACCGCGGTTCCGATGGTGACGTCGTAGCGCCTCACCGCGCCGCCGGCCGGGATGTCCACCAGCGCCACCTTGTGGCCCTGGGGCACGCGCTCCTTGAGCGTCAAGCCGTTGCTGAGAGTCGCGCCTTCCGGCAGCCCGCCGTCGTTGGCCACGATGGCGACGTTGTCGGCGGGGTGCATGACGATGTGCAGGGGAGGTCTGTGATCGGTTTGCATGGTGGATCAGTTCGTGGGCAAGGTCCGCTTGCCGGTGGATTCGCGCTCGACGATGCGAAAGCCGAGGTCGACGATGGGGTGTTCGATGGCGATGCCCTTGCAGCGGTCCAGCATCAGCTGCGCCGCCCGTCGGCCGATCTCCGCGCCATCGACGTGGACGGTGGTCAGCGAGGGCAGCAGGTGCGCGGCGAAATCGGCGTCGCCGAAGCCGCAGACGGCCAGGTCTTCGGGCACGCGCAGGCCGCGGTGGGCGGCCTCGACGAGCACGCCTTGCGCGAAGCCGTCCGAGCTGCAGTAGATCGCCTGGATGTCCGGGTCCTTCTGCAGCAGTTCGGCCAAGGCGCGGCGGCCGACGGCCAGGTTGCTCGGCGCGGGCACTTTCACGGTGGGCACGTCGCGGCCGAAGGCGGCCAGGAAGCCTTCCAGGCGTTGCATGGCGCGCTGGTCGTCGCCGGTGGCGATGCCCACGCGGTCCCAGCCCTTCGAGAGGAAGTAGCCGGCGACGGCGCTGCCCACCTTCAGGTGCGAGAAGCCGACGACCACGTCGATGGGCCGGTCGCTGAGGTCCCAGGTCTCCACCACGGGCACGCCCAGCCGCCGCAGGCGATCGCGGGCCTGCTCGGATCGCACCAGCCCCGCGACGACGATGCCGTCCGGCCGCCGCGCGAGCATCGTGTCGATCAGCCGTTCCTCGCGCGAGTAGTCGTAGCCGCTCTGCCCGAGGAAGAGCTGGTAGCCCGCGGCGTCCAGCGTTTCGGTCAGCGTGCGGATGGTCGGCAGGAACTGCGGCACCGAGATGATCGGCACCAGGCCCGCGATGGTCATGCTGCGCTGGGACTTCAGCCCGCCGGCGAGCAGGTTGGGGATGTAGCCCGTGTCCTGCACGGCCTGCAGGACCCGCTCGAGCGTCTTCTCCGACAGGACGCCCGGATTGCTCAGGGCCCGCGATGCGGTGATGAGCGACACACCGGCCTCGCGCGCAACGTCGTGCAAGGTCGGGCGCTTCAGCGCGGCAGCGCGTGTCATCGCGGTGGAATGTGTTGACGGGTTCAGAATGGCAACGTTACCATGGCTTCGAAATCCAGACCAGCGTGCGGTGATCGACCAGCCGCCGTGCAGCAGAGCAAGCGGGCCCAAATCGGCCATTTACTTTCGCTCCAATGACAACGTTGTCTTCCAAGCCCAGCGACCGGATCGAGGGCCTGCGGGTCTCGTCCTGCTACCTGCCGCTCGCCACGCCCATCAGCGATGCCAAGGTGCTCACCGGCCGTCAGAAGCCGATGACCGAGATCGCGATGCTGTTCGCCGAGATCCGGACCGAGAGCGGCCACACCGGCCTGGGGTTCAGCTATTCGAAACGTGCCGGCGGCCCCGGGCAGTTCGCCCACGCGCGCGAGGTCGCGCCGGCGCTGATCGGCGAAGACCCGAGCGACATCGCGCGGCTCTGGGACAAGCTCTGCTGGGCCGGCGCTTCGGTAGGCCGCAGCGGCATGGCCGTGCAGGCGATCGGCGCCTTCGACGTGGCCCTCTGGGACCTCAAGGCCAAACGCGCCGGACTCTCGCTGGCCAAGCTGCTCGGCGCTCACCGCGACTCGGTCCGCTGCTACAACACCTCGGGCGGCTTCCTCCACACGCCGACCGACCAGCTGCTGGTCAACGCAAGCAGGTCGCTCGAACGCGGCATCGGCGGCATCAAGCTCAAGGTCGGCCAGCCCGACGGCGCGCTCGACATCCGCCGCCTGCAAGCCGTGCGCGAGCACCTCGGCGATGCCGCTTCGATCATGGTGGATGCCAACCAGCAGTGGGACCGGCCCACGGCGCAGCGCATGTGCCGCACCTTCGAGCAGTTCAACCTGGTGTGGATCGAGGAACCGCTGGACGCCTACGACCATGAAGGGCACGCGGCGCTGGCGGCGCAGTTCGACACGCCGATCGCCACGGGCGAGATGCTCACCAGCGTCGGCGAGCACTGGGACCTGATCCGCCATCGCGCCGCCGACTACCTGATGCCCGATGCCCCGCGCGTGGGCGGCGTCACGCCGTTCCTGAAGGTCGCGGCGCTCGCCGAGCATGCCGGCCTGATGCTGGCGCCGCATTTCGCGATGGAACTGCACGTGCACCTGGCCGCCGCGTACGCGCGCGAGCCCTGGGTCGAGCACTTCGAGTGGCTGGAGCCGCTCTTCGACGAACGCATCGAGATCGATGCCGGCCGCATGCGGGTGCCCACGCGCCCCGGCCTGGGCCTGACGCTCAGCGATCAAGCCCGCGCCTGGACGCGAGAGACGTTCCAGGCCGGCTCGCCGCTGTAACGCGCCGCCGGAGTTCAGTCCATGAGGCTCGCAGGCACCTTGCCGCCGTTCTCGGCGACCTTCTTCATGACCTGCTTGTGCAGCCAGATGTTCATGGCGGCCGAGTCGCTCTTGTCGCCGGTGTAGCCGAGTTCGTCCGCCAGCGCCTTGCGTTCCTGCAGGCTGCTGTCCATGCCCAGCAGCTTCATCAGGTCGACGATGGAGGTGCGCCAGTTCAGCTTCTGCGAATTCTTCGCTGCCAGGTCCTCGAGCACTTCCTCCATGTCGACCTCGTTGAGTGCGACCACGGCCGGGCGCGGCTGCGCCGCCGGCTGGGGTTGCCCCGGCTGCTGGGCCGTCGCGGCCTGTGC from the Ramlibacter henchirensis genome contains:
- a CDS encoding DUF3597 domain-containing protein, which gives rise to MSILSNLFDRLRNRGKPSASAGAASSSASAGQTAPTQGGATQTTPAPSAQAMPQGQQPATAAQAATAQQPGQPQPAAQPRPAVVALNEVDMEEVLEDLAAKNSQKLNWRTSIVDLMKLLGMDSSLQERKALADELGYTGDKSDSAAMNIWLHKQVMKKVAENGGKVPASLMD
- the garD gene encoding galactarate dehydratase, producing the protein MQTDHRPPLHIVMHPADNVAIVANDGGLPEGATLSNGLTLKERVPQGHKVALVDIPAGGAVRRYDVTIGTAVHDIAAGRWVHERLLKMPDARELDGLPMATVKRELPPLEGYSFEGYRNPDGSVGTRNILAITQTVQCVAGVTDFAVQRIKSELLPRFPNVDDVVALEHGYGCGVAIDAPDAVIPIRTLRNISLNPNFGGEVMVVSLGCEKLQPERLLPPGTIPLVDERVADVGAIAGNGLDVVCLQDEAHVGFMSMVESIMRQAEEHLERLNARRRETVPASELVVGVQCGGSDAFSGVTANPAVGFCADLLVRAGASVMFSETTEVRDAVAQLTSRAATPEIAESVVREMAWYDAYLQRGSVDRGANTTPGNKKGGLANIVEKAMGSVIKSGTAPIAGVLSPGEKLRNRGLTYAATPASDFICGTLQLAAGMNLHVFTTGRGTPYGLAQVPVIKVATRSDLARRWHDLMDINAGKIADGEATIEDVGWELFRCMLDVASGRRKTWAEQWKLANQLVLFNPAPVT
- a CDS encoding L-talarate/galactarate dehydratase yields the protein MTTLSSKPSDRIEGLRVSSCYLPLATPISDAKVLTGRQKPMTEIAMLFAEIRTESGHTGLGFSYSKRAGGPGQFAHAREVAPALIGEDPSDIARLWDKLCWAGASVGRSGMAVQAIGAFDVALWDLKAKRAGLSLAKLLGAHRDSVRCYNTSGGFLHTPTDQLLVNASRSLERGIGGIKLKVGQPDGALDIRRLQAVREHLGDAASIMVDANQQWDRPTAQRMCRTFEQFNLVWIEEPLDAYDHEGHAALAAQFDTPIATGEMLTSVGEHWDLIRHRAADYLMPDAPRVGGVTPFLKVAALAEHAGLMLAPHFAMELHVHLAAAYAREPWVEHFEWLEPLFDERIEIDAGRMRVPTRPGLGLTLSDQARAWTRETFQAGSPL
- a CDS encoding LacI family DNA-binding transcriptional regulator; translated protein: MTRAAALKRPTLHDVAREAGVSLITASRALSNPGVLSEKTLERVLQAVQDTGYIPNLLAGGLKSQRSMTIAGLVPIISVPQFLPTIRTLTETLDAAGYQLFLGQSGYDYSREERLIDTMLARRPDGIVVAGLVRSEQARDRLRRLGVPVVETWDLSDRPIDVVVGFSHLKVGSAVAGYFLSKGWDRVGIATGDDQRAMQRLEGFLAAFGRDVPTVKVPAPSNLAVGRRALAELLQKDPDIQAIYCSSDGFAQGVLVEAAHRGLRVPEDLAVCGFGDADFAAHLLPSLTTVHVDGAEIGRRAAQLMLDRCKGIAIEHPIVDLGFRIVERESTGKRTLPTN